The following proteins come from a genomic window of Proteiniphilum propionicum:
- a CDS encoding GH92 family glycosyl hydrolase: MRVKHVLICLLLVLSLSSCIDGGNRQDLTNYVDPFIGTADNGHTFPGATSPFGMIQASPQTGNDGWRYCSGFNYGDDTIIGFAQTHLNGTGGPDLGDILLFPFTRLNGEDKYLSAFDKERQKASAGYYSVYLTDARVYAEMVTTPRTAFYKFTYSGEEIPQLLVDLQNGITGWGKTVQDHVLEAELKIVGNRMLLGHNEVEAWVKRKYFFAIELSAPFGEKRVVPRQEKERADRLVLQFPSLEKRELYVKVGLSTVSTDGALKAISEENPDWDFDAVRTENQTAWNKLLSRVEAEGPEEDKTNFYTSLYHLFIQPNNIADTDGKYRGVDDQVCQAADNEYYSTFSLWDTYRASHPLYTILTPERVNGFVRSMIAHYKAQGYLPIWTVWGKENHCMIGNHAIPVIVDAYIKGFRDYDVEKAYEAIKVSSTENHFNSSWDIYNKFGYYPFDLIEVESVSRTLESNFDDFCVAQMAKAMGKMDDYNSFSERAGFFKNLFDPESKLMRGRDSGGEWRTPFNSLRLSHASTAGGDYTEGNAWQYTWHVQHEIEGLISLMGGKGLFASKLDSLFFLAPDKMNSGFTADVTGLIGQYAHGNEPSHHVAYLYQYVDQPWKTESLIREIFDRFYLPKPDGLCGNDDCGQMSAWYIFSAMGFYPVNPVGQEYVVGAPQLPKITLHLENNKTFRVVAKNLSKENKYVKSITLNGIKLKGFTLSHQDIMDGGELIFEMSSEIHNRK; encoded by the coding sequence ATGAGAGTAAAACATGTGTTAATCTGTCTCTTGCTTGTGCTGTCACTGAGCAGTTGCATTGATGGAGGAAACAGACAAGATTTAACAAACTATGTTGACCCGTTTATCGGAACCGCTGATAATGGACACACTTTTCCCGGGGCTACATCTCCATTTGGAATGATTCAGGCCAGTCCGCAAACGGGGAATGACGGTTGGAGATATTGTTCAGGCTTTAATTATGGCGATGATACAATTATTGGCTTTGCACAAACTCATCTCAATGGAACCGGTGGCCCTGATCTGGGGGATATTCTATTATTCCCTTTTACGCGACTAAATGGAGAGGATAAGTATCTAAGTGCCTTTGATAAAGAGAGGCAAAAAGCTTCGGCCGGATATTATAGCGTTTATCTCACTGATGCTCGGGTGTATGCAGAGATGGTTACTACTCCACGTACAGCATTTTACAAGTTCACCTATTCAGGAGAGGAGATTCCCCAGCTCCTGGTTGATCTTCAAAACGGAATAACCGGTTGGGGTAAAACGGTGCAGGACCATGTATTGGAAGCGGAACTGAAGATTGTTGGCAATCGGATGTTGTTAGGTCACAACGAGGTGGAGGCCTGGGTGAAAAGGAAATATTTTTTTGCGATTGAACTGAGCGCTCCTTTTGGTGAGAAACGTGTAGTCCCTAGGCAGGAAAAGGAAAGAGCCGACCGTCTGGTACTTCAATTTCCTTCGCTTGAAAAAAGGGAACTGTATGTGAAGGTAGGTCTTTCAACGGTAAGTACTGATGGTGCTCTGAAAGCAATAAGTGAGGAGAATCCGGATTGGGATTTCGATGCAGTCAGAACTGAAAATCAAACAGCATGGAATAAACTGCTTTCCCGTGTAGAAGCAGAGGGACCGGAAGAAGATAAAACAAACTTCTATACTTCGCTCTATCACCTGTTTATTCAACCCAACAATATTGCCGATACCGATGGCAAGTATCGCGGGGTGGATGATCAGGTCTGTCAGGCTGCGGATAACGAGTATTACTCAACCTTTTCATTATGGGATACCTATCGTGCATCCCATCCTCTCTACACCATATTAACCCCGGAGCGGGTGAACGGATTTGTCAGGAGCATGATTGCACATTACAAAGCACAGGGCTATCTGCCCATCTGGACGGTTTGGGGTAAAGAGAACCACTGCATGATTGGCAATCATGCTATTCCGGTTATTGTAGATGCCTATATTAAAGGGTTCAGGGATTATGATGTGGAGAAAGCATATGAAGCAATAAAAGTGAGTTCAACCGAGAATCATTTTAACTCTTCGTGGGATATATATAATAAATTTGGATATTATCCTTTTGATCTTATCGAAGTAGAATCTGTCTCCCGAACCTTGGAGTCGAACTTCGACGACTTTTGTGTGGCTCAGATGGCAAAAGCAATGGGTAAAATGGACGATTACAACTCTTTTTCGGAGCGTGCCGGTTTTTTTAAAAATTTATTTGATCCTGAAAGTAAATTAATGCGCGGCAGGGATTCCGGAGGGGAGTGGAGAACTCCTTTCAACTCTTTGCGACTGTCACATGCCTCCACAGCCGGAGGTGACTATACAGAGGGAAACGCATGGCAATATACCTGGCATGTACAGCATGAAATAGAAGGCTTAATAAGCTTAATGGGCGGTAAAGGCCTGTTTGCAAGTAAGCTGGATTCTCTTTTTTTCTTAGCACCGGATAAGATGAATAGTGGCTTTACGGCTGATGTTACCGGCCTTATCGGTCAATATGCCCATGGTAATGAACCCAGTCATCATGTAGCCTATCTTTATCAATATGTTGATCAACCCTGGAAAACCGAATCGTTAATACGAGAAATCTTCGATCGTTTCTATCTGCCTAAGCCTGATGGACTTTGCGGCAATGATGATTGCGGGCAAATGTCGGCTTGGTACATATTCTCAGCAATGGGCTTCTATCCTGTAAATCCGGTTGGGCAGGAGTATGTAGTCGGAGCGCCGCAACTTCCCAAAATTACACTACATTTAGAGAACAATAAAACCTTCAGAGTGGTGGCTAAAAACCTGAGTAAGGAAAACAAATATGTCAAATCCATCACTTTAAACGGCATAAAACTGAAAGGGTTTACATTAAGTCATCAAGACATTATGGATGGAGGAGAATTAATTTTTGAAATGAGTAGCGAAATACATAATAGAAAATAA